Part of the Lysobacter enzymogenes genome is shown below.
CCGATGCGCGCCACGTCAGCTATGTGGAAGCGCACGGCACCGGCACCAAGCTCGGCGACCCGATCGAGATCGCGGCGCTGACCGACGTGTTCCGCCAGTACACCCAGGACCGGCAGTACTGCGCGATCGGTTCGGCCAAGTCGAACATCGGCCACTGCGAATCGGCGGCCGGCATCGCCGGGCTGACCAAGGTGCTGCTGCAGATGAAGCACGCGCAGATCGCGCCGTCGCTGCATTCGGCGGCGTTGAACCCGCATATCGATTTCGCCTCGTCGCCGTTCGAGGTCAACCAGCGCCTGCGGCCGTGGGACGCGCCGACGCTCGACGGGCGGCGGCTGCCGCGCATCGCCGGCATTTCCTCGTTCGGCGCGGGCGGCTCCAATGCGCACCTGATCGTCGAGGAATACCTCGCGCCGGCGCAGACCGAGCCCGCGCCGCACGCAACCTGCGTGGTGCCGCTGTCGGCGCGCACAGTGCGGCAGCTGCGGCAGAAGGTCGCCGACCTGGCGGCGGTCGTCGAACGCGCGATCGACGCGGACGCGGCGCCGCTGGATCTGGCCGCGCTCGCCTACACCTGCCAGCTCGGCCGCGAGCCGATGGACGCGCGGGTCGCGTTCCTGGCCGATTCGCCGGCGGCGCTGGCGGCGAAGCTCGGCGCTTATCTGCGCGACGAGACGGGCATCGAAGATTGCTACAGCGGCCCGGCCGAAGCCGGGCTCGACAGTCTCGGCGCGCTGGCCGACGACGAGGAAATGCAGGCCACGGTCGAGCGCTGGATCGCGCGCGGCGCGCTCGCGCGGGTCGCCGAGCTGTGGGCGCGCGGGCTGGCGGTGGACTGGAGCAAGCTGCACGGCGGGCGCGCGCCGCGGCTGATGTCGCTGCCGGCGTATCCGTTCGCTCGCGACCGCTACTGGATCGCCCAGCCGGACCGCAGCCGCGGCCAGGCTGCGACGCGGCTGCATCCGCTGCTGCACGCCAACACCTCGGATATCTACCAGCAGCGTTACGCCAGCCGCTTCGACGGCAGCGAGTTCTTCCTCGCCGATCACCGCATCGACAGCGGCGACGGCGTCCGCCGCAAGCTGCTGCCGGCCGCCGCGTACCTGGAAATGCTGCGCGCCGCGGCCGAACTGGCGGTGCCCGCCGAGGCCGCGCCGCGCAAGCTGAGCGTGCACGATCTGATCTGGGAACGGCCGCTGATCGTGGACGGCGCGAACGCAGTGTCGACGTCGCTGCAGGTCGGCGACGACGGCGCCATCGAGATGGAAATCGCCAGCGACGCTGCGGACGGCGCTGAGGACGAGCCCGTCGTGCATTGCCGCGCCCGCGCGCAGTGGGCGCCGGCGCAGGCGGTCGAGGCGCTGCACCTCGCCGAGCTGCGGGCGCGCATGGGCGGCGGCCGGCTCGAGCCGGCGCATATCTACGCCGCGTTCGAAGGCATGGGCATCCACTACGGCGGCAGCTTCCGCGGCATCGCCGCGATCGCGCGCGGCGAAGCGGAATTGTTGGCCGAACTGCACGTTCCCGCGGCCGGACAAGGCGGCTATGCGCTGCATCCGGCGCTGCTGGACTGCGCGCTGCAAGCCTGCGTCGGCCTGCTCGGCGATCCCGCCGCGCTCGCTGCGCCGGCGGTGCCGTTCGCGCTGGACGCCGCGGAGATCCACGGCGCCTGCGCGGCGCGCATGTTCGCCTGGGTGCGCCGCGGCGAAGGCGAGGGGATCGACATCGATCTGTGCGACGGCGCCGGCGCGGTCTGCCTGCGCCTGCGCGGCCTGATGCTGCGCGAGCTGCGCGGCGACGAGCGCAACGGCGCGTTGATCGCGCAGCCGGTCTGGGAAGCCGCGGCGGCCGATGCCGCGGCGGATGCGGCGCCGGGCGAGACCTGGGTGACCTTGTGCAATCCCGACTCGATCGCGCCGGCGCAACTGGCTGCGGCGATGCCGGCGGCGCGGATCGCGGCCTGGAACTTGCCGACCGGCAACGGCGAACCGGCCGCGCTGGCCGACCGCTATCGCGCGGCCGCGCTGGCCTGCTTCGCGCAGGCGCAGGAACTTTCTGCGCGGGCGGGCGGCGAGCCCGTCGACTGCCAGTGGGTGGTCGCGCACGATGGCGACGATGCGATCCTCGCGGGCCTCGCGGGCCTGCTCGACACGCTGCGGCAGGAACAGCCGCAGGTGCGCGCGCAGCTGCTGCTGACCGAGCCCGGGCTCGACGCCGAAACGCTGGCCGCGCAACTGCGCGCTGCGCGCGGCCTCGGCGATACGCTGCTCAAGGTCGAAGCCGGCCGTCTGCTGGCGCGCGCCTGGAACAGCGCGGCGCTGACGCAGGCCGCGTCGCCGGAGTCGCCGTTCAAGGACGAGGGCGTGTACCTGATCAGCGGCGGCCTCGGCGGGCTCGGCAAACTGTTCGCGCGCGAAATCCTCGCCGCGACCGCCGCCGCGACCGTCGTGCTGACCGGCCGCGCCGAAGCCGGCGCCGCGCAACACTCCGAATTGCAGGGCTTGAGCGAAGCCTGGGCGATCGCGCCGCAGCGCCTCGCGTACCGCCGGCTGGATCTGGCGGACCGCGCCGCCGCGACCGCCGCGGTCGCGGCCATCGCCGTCGAATTCGGCGGCTTGAACGGCGTGATCCACAGCGCCGGCATGCTCGACGACGGCCTGATCCGCAGCAAGAGCGCCGAGCGCTTCGCGCGCGTGCTCGAACCCAAGGTCGCCGGCAGCGTCCATCTCGATCTGGCCACCGCTGGGCACGAGCTCGATTTCTTCGTCCTGTGTTCCTCGCTGGCCGGTGCGCTCGGCAATGCCGGCCAGGCCGACTATGCGGCGGCCAACGCGTTCATGGACCGCTACGCCGCGCAGCGCAACGCGTGGGCGCGCGCGGGACTGCGCCGCGGCCATAGCCTGTCGGTCGGCTGGCCGCTGTGGCGTGACGGCGGCATGCACATGGACGAACAGGCGCTGGCCGCGCTGACCCGCGCCTCGGGCATGACCGCGATGGGCACCGACACCGGCCTGCGCGCGTTGGCGCAGCTGCTGTCGCTGCGCGCCGATCATGCGCTGGTGCTGGAAGGCGAGACCGCGCGTCTTCGCCGTTCGCTGCAGCGCCGCGCGGCCGCGCCTGCGGCGCCGCTCGAAGCGCCCGCGCCAGCGCCGGCCGGCGCCGACGGCGAACGGCTGCTGGCGGCTGCGCAGCGCTGGGTCGCCGGCGAATTCGCCAGCCTGCTCAAGCTGCCGGCGCACGAAGTCGACCCCAAGGCGCCGCTGGAGAAGTACGGCATCGACTCGGTGCTGACGATGAAGCTGACCCAGCAGCTGGAGCGCAGCTTCGGCCCGCTGTCGAAGACGCTGCTGTTCGAATACCAGACCGTCGCGAGCCTGGCCGCCTACCTGGCCGGCGCCTTCGCCGCGGCGATGCGCGAAAAGACCGGCCTCGGCGCCGCCGCCCCGGCGCCCGCTGCGGCGATGGCGCCGGTGGCCGCCGCGCCCGCGCGCAGCCGCGTCGCCGCACGCATGCAGCGCGCCGGCGCGTTCGCGCGCGAAGCCGGCGAGGACGACATCGCCATCGTCGGCGTCGCCGGCCGCTATCCGCAGGCCGCCGACCTGGAGCAGTTCTGGGACAACCTGCGCAGCGGCCGCGACAGCGTCACCGAGGTGCCGGCCGAGCGCTGGGACCACGCGCGCCTGTTCGACCCGCAGCGCAACCGCGCCGGCAAGACCTACAGCAAGTGGGGCGGCTTCCTCGACGGCGTCGACCGCTTCGATCCCTTGTTCTTCAGCATCTCGCCGCGCGAAGCGGAACTGATGGATCCGCAGGAGCGGCTGTTCATCGAGACCGTGTGGGAGACCCTGGAAGACGCGGGTTACGCCAAGGACGGACTGGCGCAGCGCCGCGTCGGCGTCTACGTCGGCGCGATGTGGGGCCAGTACGAGCTGTACGGCGTCGGCGCCGAACACGCCGGCGTGCCGAGCTCCTCGTTCGCCTCGATCGCCAACCGGGTGTCGTATTTCTTCGATTTCCACGGCCCCAGCCTGGCCCTGGATACGATGTGCTCGTCCTCGCTGACCGCGATCCACCTGGCCTGCGAGGACTTGCGCAAGGGCACGGTCGAGGCCGCCATCGCCGGCGGCGTCAATCTGTCCCTGCATCCGAGCAAGTACCTGAGCCTGAGCCAGGGCAACTTCGCCTCCAGCGACGGCCGCTGCCGCAGCTTCGGCGCCGACGGCGACGGCTACGTGCCGGGCGAGGGCGTCGGCGCGGTGCTGCTCAAGCCGCTGCGCCGCGCGCTCGCCGACGGCGACCGCATCCATGCGACGATCAAGGCCAGCGCGATCAATCACGGCGGCAAGACCAACGGCTACACCGTGCCCAATCCGGTCGCGCAGGGGCAGTTGATCCGCGAAACCCTGCAGCGCGGCGGCATCGACGCGGCCAGCATCGGCTACATCGAAACCCACGGCACCGGCACCTCGCTCGGCGATCCGATCGAGATCGCCGGTTTGAGCCGCGCGTTCGCCGGCGACGGCGGCGCGCCGGGCTCGTGTCCGATCGGTTCGGTCAAGTCCAATATCGGCCACCTTGAAGCGGCCGCCGGCATCGCCGCGGTCAGCAAGGTGCTGCTGCAGTTCCGCCACGGCGAGCTGGCGCCGTCGCTGCATGCGCAACCGCGCAACCCGCATATCGACTTCGACGCCACCCCGTTCCGGGTGCAGACCGAGCTGCAGGCCTGGGCGCGCCGCGGCGACGCCGCGCACCGCGCCTGCGTGAGCTCGTTCGGCGCCGGCGGCTCCAACGCGCATCTGGTGCTGGAAGAATTCCGCGAGCGCCGCATCGAGGCCGCGCCGCGGCCGGAGCTGTTCCTGCTCTCGGCCAAGAGCCGCGAGGCCTTGCGCACCTATGCGGCGAAGACGGTTGCGGAACTGGAGCGCAGCGACGCGGCCTGGGCCGATATCGCCTTCACTTCGCAGGTCGGCCGCACGCCGATGAGCGAGCGGCTGGCGGTCGTCGCCGGCGATCTCGCCGGCCTGCGCCAGCGCCTGCGCGACTGGCTCGATGCCGACGGCGCCGCCGCCGGCGCCGATATCCAGCAGGGCAGCACCCGCGACGCGGCGGCGGGCGCGGCGGCGTTGATCGAAGGCGAGGCCGGTGCGGCGTTCCTGCAACTGGTGCTGGAACGGCGCGATCTGGAGCGCCTGGCCAAGCTGTGGATCGCCGGGGTCGAGATCGACTGGGCGCAGTTGCATCGCGGCGCGCAGGTACGGCGCGTGCGGCTGCCGACGTATCCGTTCTCGCGCGAACGCTACTGGATCCGCGCGGCGGCGCCGATCGACGCGGTCGCGACGCAGCCCGCCGCGGCGGCGCCGCAGCCGGCCGCATCGCAGCCGGCCGCGCCGGCGCAACGGCTGCATTACCGCAGCGCATGGCGCGCCGCACCGATGCCGTCGGCGCAAGCCGACGCGCCCATCGCCGGTCCGCTGTTGCTGCTCGACGCGGGCGAGGCGCTGTCCGCCGAGTTGGGCGGGCGCTGCGACGGCGAAACGATCGCGGTCGAGTTCGGCGCCGGGTTCGCCGAATCCAGCCGCAACCGCTTCACAGTCGATCCGTCCTGCGATGCCGACTTCGACCGCTTGGCCGAGGCGCTGGAAGCCGCCGGCGCCTTGCCGCGTGCGCTGGTGCATCGCGTCGCCGGCGACGGCGCCACCGAGGCGCAGCTCGAGCGCGGCGTGTTCGCCCTGCATGCGCTGTGCCGCGCGCTGATGCGGCGCAAGCCCGGTCACGCCCTGCGCATCGTCGCGCTGCGCGCCGGCGCCGAAGCGGCGCCGGCGCATCTGGCGCTGGGCGCGTACCTCGGCAGCCTCGCGCTGGAACACGCCAAGTTCTCCGGCAAGACGCTCGCGCTCGGCGCCGATGCCGGCGACGCCGAAATCGCCGCGCGCGTTGGCGCCGAACTGACCGAGCCGGAATGGCGCGGCGCCGACGTGCGCTACACCGCGGCCGGACGCGAAATCCGCCGGATCGAGCGCCACGCCGCGCAGGCGGCGACGGCTTCGATGAGCAAGCAGGACGGCGTCTATCTGATTACCGGCGGCCTCGGCGGCCTCGGCTATCTGTTCGCCGAGCACCTGGCCCGCAGCTGCCGCGCGCGCCTGGCGCTGAGCGGCCGCTCGCCGCTCGACGCGGCGCTGGAACAGCGCCTGCAGCGACTGCGCGCGCACGGCGGCGAAGCGATCTACGTGCAGGCCGACGTCGCCGACCCGGCCCAGGCCGAAGCGCTCGCCGCCGCCGCGCGGTCGCGGTTCGGCCGCATCGACGGGGTGATCCACAGCGCCGGCGTGCACCGCGACGCGTTCGCGCTGAACAAGGACCGCGCGGCGATGCGCGAGGTGTTCGCGGCCAAGATCCACGGCAGCGAGAACCTCGACCGCGCGACCCGCGCCGACGCGCTCGATGCGTTCGTGCTGTTCTCGTCGGTGGCCGGCATCGCCGGCAACGCCGGGCAGTGCGATTACGCCTACGCCAACCGCTTCCTCGACGGTTTCGCCGAACAGCGCCAGGCGCTGGCGGCGGCGGGCGAACGCAGCGGCCGCAGCGTGTCGATCGCCTGGCCGTTCTGGCAGGACGGCGGCATGCGCATGGCCGAGGCCGATCTGGCGCTGTTGCGCGCGCGCGCCGGCATCCAGCCGCTGCCGACCGAGGCCGGGCTGCGCTATTGGGACGAGTTCCTGGCCACCGACCTGAGCCATGCCGTCGCGATGTACGGCGCGGCACCGCTGATCGACGCGCACTTGATGCCGTCGGCCGCGGCCCGGCCGGCCGCTGCGTCGCCTGCGCCCGCCATCGACGGCGCGGATCTGCGTGAAGCCTCCGAGCAGTACCTCAAGGGCTTGCTCAGCGAGGAGATCCGCCTGCCGGTGGAGCGCATCGACGCGCAGGAGCGGTTCGAAGCCTACGGCGTGGATTCGATGATGATCGGCCGCCTCAATCTGGCGCTGGAGCGCGATCTCGGCGAGCTGCCGAAGACGCTGTTCTACCAGTACGCGAGCATCGAGGAGCTGGCCGCGTACCTGCGCCAGGACGCCGCGGCCGCGCTGGGCCGGTTGCTGATGCCGGCCGCCGCCGCGGCGCCCGCGCAATCCGCAGCGCCCGCCGCGGCGCCGGCGCCTGCGATAACGATGCCCGCACCGGCATTCGCGAACGCCGCCGCGGACGAACGCATCGCGATCATCGGCCTGCACGGCCAGTTCCCCGGATCGCCGGACCTCGACGCGTTCTGGGATCGGCTCAGCCAAGGCCGCGACCTGCTCGGCGAGGTCCCGGCCGAACGCTGGGACGCGCAGGCCTGGTTCGACGCCGATCCGGACAAGGCCCGCGACGGCAAGATCTATTGCAAACGCGGCGGCTTCCTCGACGACTTCGACAAGTTCGACGCCGCGTTCTTCGGCATCGCCGCCGAAGACGCGCGCAGCATCGATCCGCAGGAGCGCCTGTTCCTGCAATCGGCATGGTCGGCGCTGGAAGACGCCGGCTACACCCGCGAGCGGATCAAGCGCCGGTTCCCGAAGGCGCGCAGCGCAGACGTGGGCGTGTTCGCCGGCGTGACCACCAACTCCTACCACCTGCTCGCACCGGAGCAGGCGCTGCGCGGCAACAGCGTGGCGCCGGCGGCGATGCCGTGGTCGATCGCCAACCGGGTCTCGTACTTCTTCGACCTGCAAGGCCCGAGCCTGCCGGTCGACACCGCCTGCTCGTCGTCGCTGGTGGCGCTGCACCAGGCCTGCGAAAGCCTGCGCCGCGGCGAATGCCAGTTGGCCATCGCCGGCGGCGTCAACCTCTACCTGCACCCGTCCAAATACCAGTCGCTGTGCCGCCGGCGCATGCTCGCCACCGGCGAAGCCTGCCGCAGCTACGGCGCCGGCGACGACGGCTTCATCCCCAGCGAAGCGGTCGGCAGCGCGGTGCTCAAGCCGCTGAGCCGCGCGATCGCCGACGACGACCGCATCCTCGGCGTGATCGCCGCCAGCGCCTGCGAACACGGCGGCCGCGCCAACGGTTACGCGGCGCCGAACCCGAACTCGCAGGCGGCGCTGATCGCGCAGACCCTGCGCAAGGCGGGCCTGCGCGCGGATGCTATCGGCTATGTCGAAGGCCACGGCACCGGCACCCAGCTCGGCGACAGCCTCGAAGTCGCGGCGCTGAGCCAGGCGTTCCAGGCCGACGGCGTGGGCGTCCAGTCGTGCGCGCTCGGCTCGGTCAAGTCCAACCTCGGCCATTCCGAATCGGCCGCCGGCATCACCGGCGTGGCCAAGGTGCTGTTGCAGTTCCGCCACCGCCGGATCGCGCCGAGCCTGCATGCGCGCGAGGCCAATCCGAACATCGATTTCGCCGCGACGCCGTTCCGCGTGCAGCACGAACTCGGCGACTGGAGCGCGGCCGACGGACAGCCGCGCCGGGCCCTGATCAATTCGTTCGGCGCGGGCGGCGTCAACGCCTGTCTGGTGCTGGAGGAGTATCAGGCGCCGCTGGCGGCGGTCGCCGATGCGCGGCCGCGGCTGTTCCTGCTGTCGGCCAGGGACGATTCGCGCCTGCGCGAGAGCGCGGCGCGGCTGCATAAGCGCATCGCCGGCGACAGCGCGATCGATCCGGCTGCGCTGGCCTACACCTTGCAGACCGGTCGGGAAGCGATGGAGTCGCGTCTGGCCATCGTCGCCGCCGACGCGGATGGCTTGTTGCGCGAACTCGAACTGTACGCCCGCGGCGAAGCCTCGGCCGCGGCCCTGCGCGGCCGCGTCGAAGCGCACCAGCGCCAGCGCTCGCTGAAGCCGGAGCAGCGCGAGCGCCTGTTGGCCGCGCGAGCGCAAGACGACTGGGCGGCGCTGGCGCAGGCCTGGATCGAAGGGCAGGCGCTGGACTGGGACGAACTGCAGGACCCGCAGCCGCCGCGTCCGCTGTCGTTGCCCGCGTATCCGTTCGCGCGCGAACGCCATTGGGTCGCCGACGATGCGCCCGCTTCGCCGGTCGTCGCGCAAGCCGCCCAGGCGCAGCCGGCCGCGCTGCATCCCTTGGTCGCGACCAACGCGTCCACGCTCAAGGAAGTCTGCTTCGCCTCGTGGCTGTCGGGCGAGGCCTACTACGCCCGCGACCACCGCGTCGACGGCGCGATGTTCTTCCCGGGCGCGGGCATGCTCGAAAT
Proteins encoded:
- a CDS encoding SDR family NAD(P)-dependent oxidoreductase, translating into MDFIEFVVDQLKLGRLSREDVLDLIRQFSTRPAGASPRLHPLLHRNASDLHRQCYGSSFDGSEPFLADHQVVADGVAAKVLPGVAYLEMARAAVADALPELEGAQRVRLRDVVWLKPIEVAQRRDVFVVLWAGEGEGEQGALAGFEIISVADGDGDDGAAQETVHCRGEACLADDAPQALDLAALRARMAGGRLDAAAIYPAYRRMGMAFGPAHQAVAQVLQGERELLATLVLPESVRASLSDYRLHPSLLDGALQAAIGLLGDLDELPQRPSLPFALDSLTVWAPCAARMQAWIRPSQGSAAGDKVSRLDIDLCDEDGRLCAQLRGFASRTFHGAVGASAPAGEMVVATPVWRASALPAQAAAFAGEHQVWSCGLDEAAVQALQAQLPTAVCRALPMDADDAATDYAACAQAVLERLKSMLAGLAGKQAFVHLVLADSEAARMQAGLSGLLKSAALEHPGLHAQVLWLAHEASAQALSAQLSAEVRANPEPNVRYRDGVREALAWEELAASAAAPQAFRDNGVYLISGGLGGLGGLFAREILAQTAQARVVLSGRAEASSEIDGRLDALADDAAARARLSYLRLDLADAAHVEAGIAAILAAHGRLDGIVHSAGLVRDGLIAHKRSEDLAEVLAPKVAGSVHLDRASRALDLDFFALFSSGAAAIGNVGQGDYAAANGFLDRYAAHRQALVAVGQRRGRSLAIDWPLWRDGGMRMPAAAQAAMQAGTGMRPMATANGMAAFQRSLAGGAAQTLVIEGEPARIRAAVFGADAQDDAEVADEPSAAVAVVAPAAADAPADRAARLADFLRKQFAEHFKLPYRKIDPRAPFDKYGMDSILAMDLTRQLEKSFGALSKTLFFEHQTLQELTEHLLVAHAATVAKLFAESAPSPAPPVAVAVQARTAVPAARSRGPRSPSPSLPARARAQTGGAQAPTAEPIAIVGLSGRYPQSPDLDAFWRNLSGGVDCVTEVPPERWDWREYYSADRSVDGAHYSKWGGFIEGVDEFDPLFFNIPPVDAEFIDPQERLFLQHAWMAVEDAGYTRAALQIPSDTGLPGEVGVYVGVMYGEYQLFGAEASLQGPRVGVPVSYASIANRVSYLLNLHGPSMTLDSMCSSSLTAIHLACQDLRSGRTALAIAGGVNVSIHPNKYLILSAGQYISGDGHCQSFGEGGDGYIPGEGVGAVVLKRLSEAQRDGNPIYGLLRGSALNHGGRTHGYSVPNPKAQASVIRRALRECGTDARHVSYVEAHGTGTKLGDPIEIAALTDVFRQYTQDRQYCAIGSAKSNIGHCESAAGIAGLTKVLLQMKHAQIAPSLHSAALNPHIDFASSPFEVNQRLRPWDAPTLDGRRLPRIAGISSFGAGGSNAHLIVEEYLAPAQTEPAPHATCVVPLSARTVRQLRQKVADLAAVVERAIDADAAPLDLAALAYTCQLGREPMDARVAFLADSPAALAAKLGAYLRDETGIEDCYSGPAEAGLDSLGALADDEEMQATVERWIARGALARVAELWARGLAVDWSKLHGGRAPRLMSLPAYPFARDRYWIAQPDRSRGQAATRLHPLLHANTSDIYQQRYASRFDGSEFFLADHRIDSGDGVRRKLLPAAAYLEMLRAAAELAVPAEAAPRKLSVHDLIWERPLIVDGANAVSTSLQVGDDGAIEMEIASDAADGAEDEPVVHCRARAQWAPAQAVEALHLAELRARMGGGRLEPAHIYAAFEGMGIHYGGSFRGIAAIARGEAELLAELHVPAAGQGGYALHPALLDCALQACVGLLGDPAALAAPAVPFALDAAEIHGACAARMFAWVRRGEGEGIDIDLCDGAGAVCLRLRGLMLRELRGDERNGALIAQPVWEAAAADAAADAAPGETWVTLCNPDSIAPAQLAAAMPAARIAAWNLPTGNGEPAALADRYRAAALACFAQAQELSARAGGEPVDCQWVVAHDGDDAILAGLAGLLDTLRQEQPQVRAQLLLTEPGLDAETLAAQLRAARGLGDTLLKVEAGRLLARAWNSAALTQAASPESPFKDEGVYLISGGLGGLGKLFAREILAATAAATVVLTGRAEAGAAQHSELQGLSEAWAIAPQRLAYRRLDLADRAAATAAVAAIAVEFGGLNGVIHSAGMLDDGLIRSKSAERFARVLEPKVAGSVHLDLATAGHELDFFVLCSSLAGALGNAGQADYAAANAFMDRYAAQRNAWARAGLRRGHSLSVGWPLWRDGGMHMDEQALAALTRASGMTAMGTDTGLRALAQLLSLRADHALVLEGETARLRRSLQRRAAAPAAPLEAPAPAPAGADGERLLAAAQRWVAGEFASLLKLPAHEVDPKAPLEKYGIDSVLTMKLTQQLERSFGPLSKTLLFEYQTVASLAAYLAGAFAAAMREKTGLGAAAPAPAAAMAPVAAAPARSRVAARMQRAGAFAREAGEDDIAIVGVAGRYPQAADLEQFWDNLRSGRDSVTEVPAERWDHARLFDPQRNRAGKTYSKWGGFLDGVDRFDPLFFSISPREAELMDPQERLFIETVWETLEDAGYAKDGLAQRRVGVYVGAMWGQYELYGVGAEHAGVPSSSFASIANRVSYFFDFHGPSLALDTMCSSSLTAIHLACEDLRKGTVEAAIAGGVNLSLHPSKYLSLSQGNFASSDGRCRSFGADGDGYVPGEGVGAVLLKPLRRALADGDRIHATIKASAINHGGKTNGYTVPNPVAQGQLIRETLQRGGIDAASIGYIETHGTGTSLGDPIEIAGLSRAFAGDGGAPGSCPIGSVKSNIGHLEAAAGIAAVSKVLLQFRHGELAPSLHAQPRNPHIDFDATPFRVQTELQAWARRGDAAHRACVSSFGAGGSNAHLVLEEFRERRIEAAPRPELFLLSAKSREALRTYAAKTVAELERSDAAWADIAFTSQVGRTPMSERLAVVAGDLAGLRQRLRDWLDADGAAAGADIQQGSTRDAAAGAAALIEGEAGAAFLQLVLERRDLERLAKLWIAGVEIDWAQLHRGAQVRRVRLPTYPFSRERYWIRAAAPIDAVATQPAAAAPQPAASQPAAPAQRLHYRSAWRAAPMPSAQADAPIAGPLLLLDAGEALSAELGGRCDGETIAVEFGAGFAESSRNRFTVDPSCDADFDRLAEALEAAGALPRALVHRVAGDGATEAQLERGVFALHALCRALMRRKPGHALRIVALRAGAEAAPAHLALGAYLGSLALEHAKFSGKTLALGADAGDAEIAARVGAELTEPEWRGADVRYTAAGREIRRIERHAAQAATASMSKQDGVYLITGGLGGLGYLFAEHLARSCRARLALSGRSPLDAALEQRLQRLRAHGGEAIYVQADVADPAQAEALAAAARSRFGRIDGVIHSAGVHRDAFALNKDRAAMREVFAAKIHGSENLDRATRADALDAFVLFSSVAGIAGNAGQCDYAYANRFLDGFAEQRQALAAAGERSGRSVSIAWPFWQDGGMRMAEADLALLRARAGIQPLPTEAGLRYWDEFLATDLSHAVAMYGAAPLIDAHLMPSAAARPAAASPAPAIDGADLREASEQYLKGLLSEEIRLPVERIDAQERFEAYGVDSMMIGRLNLALERDLGELPKTLFYQYASIEELAAYLRQDAAAALGRLLMPAAAAAPAQSAAPAAAPAPAITMPAPAFANAAADERIAIIGLHGQFPGSPDLDAFWDRLSQGRDLLGEVPAERWDAQAWFDADPDKARDGKIYCKRGGFLDDFDKFDAAFFGIAAEDARSIDPQERLFLQSAWSALEDAGYTRERIKRRFPKARSADVGVFAGVTTNSYHLLAPEQALRGNSVAPAAMPWSIANRVSYFFDLQGPSLPVDTACSSSLVALHQACESLRRGECQLAIAGGVNLYLHPSKYQSLCRRRMLATGEACRSYGAGDDGFIPSEAVGSAVLKPLSRAIADDDRILGVIAASACEHGGRANGYAAPNPNSQAALIAQTLRKAGLRADAIGYVEGHGTGTQLGDSLEVAALSQAFQADGVGVQSCALGSVKSNLGHSESAAGITGVAKVLLQFRHRRIAPSLHAREANPNIDFAATPFRVQHELGDWSAADGQPRRALINSFGAGGVNACLVLEEYQAPLAAVADARPRLFLLSARDDSRLRESAARLHKRIAGDSAIDPAALAYTLQTGREAMESRLAIVAADADGLLRELELYARGEASAAALRGRVEAHQRQRSLKPEQRERLLAARAQDDWAALAQAWIEGQALDWDELQDPQPPRPLSLPAYPFARERHWVADDAPASPVVAQAAQAQPAALHPLVATNASTLKEVCFASWLSGEAYYARDHRVDGAMFFPGAGMLEIACVAGSLAGEHSVIALEDVVWNQPLRLAPGRRLVKTLLKAGQDGADYLIVSLDEDNERVVHSEGRIGYGHPRAHGRSAPAPVALAPLVAGARRTLQGADCYRELERAGFQYGPSFRTIRQLHIGDGYALSALKLDDALLGEFDQYLLHPSLIDGALQTVLGVVGDGEAAAPHLPFALGSLRRLRPLTPSCYALARPSATAAGGPADVKQFDIQLLSESGEVLAALNKFYVRALRGAAADADGSAGRVAVAE